In Bradyrhizobium lablabi, one DNA window encodes the following:
- a CDS encoding D-TA family PLP-dependent enzyme, with the protein MTTPLAAKIAREYGTPVAVIDMDRVERNIARVQAACDAAGVANRPHIKTHKSPWLAKLQVAAGARGITCQKLGEAEVMADAGIDDILISYNLIGEEKMARLGALQAKANMTVAADNSTVIAGLPQAASVSGRPLSVVVECDTGRKRAGVETPAEAIALAREIAASKGLTFAGFMLYPTETGWTEAQKFFDEALAGVRTHGLDAAMVSTGGTPNLKNVGKLKGATEHRPGTYIYNDRMQVAAGVASWDDCALNIYSTVVSRAGPDRGILDAGSKTLTSDTGGGLDGHGLILEHPEAKIARFAEEHGFLDLARSNTRPNVGDVVRIVPNHVCVVVNMMDEVVMVRGEEIIGTLPVAARGKLR; encoded by the coding sequence ATGACCACACCCCTTGCCGCCAAAATCGCCCGCGAATACGGGACGCCGGTTGCCGTCATCGACATGGACCGGGTCGAGCGCAACATCGCACGTGTCCAGGCGGCGTGCGATGCCGCCGGCGTCGCCAACCGCCCGCACATCAAGACCCACAAGAGCCCGTGGCTTGCAAAGCTGCAGGTCGCCGCCGGCGCGCGCGGCATCACCTGCCAGAAACTCGGCGAGGCCGAGGTGATGGCGGATGCCGGCATCGACGACATCCTGATCAGCTACAATCTGATCGGCGAGGAAAAGATGGCCCGCCTCGGCGCGCTGCAGGCAAAAGCCAACATGACGGTCGCCGCCGATAATTCGACGGTCATCGCCGGCTTGCCGCAGGCAGCCAGCGTTTCCGGCCGTCCGCTGTCGGTCGTTGTCGAATGCGACACCGGCCGCAAGCGCGCGGGGGTGGAAACACCGGCGGAAGCGATCGCGCTGGCGCGTGAGATCGCGGCCTCGAAGGGATTAACGTTCGCCGGTTTCATGCTCTATCCGACCGAGACCGGGTGGACTGAGGCACAAAAATTTTTCGACGAAGCGCTGGCGGGCGTCCGTACGCACGGGCTCGATGCCGCGATGGTCTCTACCGGCGGCACGCCGAACCTGAAGAACGTCGGAAAGCTCAAGGGCGCCACCGAGCATCGGCCCGGCACCTATATTTACAACGACCGGATGCAGGTCGCGGCCGGCGTCGCGAGCTGGGACGATTGCGCCTTGAACATTTATTCGACCGTGGTCAGCCGTGCCGGCCCCGATCGCGGCATTCTGGACGCCGGCTCGAAGACGCTGACGTCGGACACCGGCGGCGGGCTCGACGGCCACGGGCTGATCCTCGAACATCCCGAAGCAAAGATCGCGCGCTTTGCCGAGGAGCATGGCTTTCTCGATCTTGCCCGCAGCAACACCCGCCCCAATGTCGGTGACGTCGTGCGCATTGTGCCCAACCACGTCTGCGTCGTCGTCAACATGATGGACGAGGTGGTGATGGTGCGCGGTGAGGAGATCATCGGCACGCTGCCGGTGGCGGCACGGGGGAAGTTGAGGTAG
- a CDS encoding NAD(P)/FAD-dependent oxidoreductase, which produces MPAATTKPQPQVTIIGAGPAGLMAAEVLAQGGATVTVYDAMASAGRKFLMAGRGGLNLTHSEPLPQFLTRYREAMPKLSAAIEAFPPDALRAWSEALGQPTFVGSSGRVFPQSFKASPLLRAWLRRLDSMGVQLKLRHRWIGWDESGHLLFQTPNGQRGVNVTATVLALGGASWPRLGSDGTWAEILPAKGVKISRLRPANCGFTVAWSDIFRDRFEGQPLKGVTLSFGSHRVRGEAIITRTGIEGGAIYALSADLREAVSSSGQAPLRLGLRPDLETGDLIARLSAPRGKQSVSNWLRKAAQLSPVGIGLLQEAAMRTGVQLSSLSSEYLAALINAVPITLNGTAPIARAISTAGGISFDELDPDFMIRRLPGIFAAGEMLDWEAPTGGYLLQASFATGAAAGRGVLQWLKKRMANSE; this is translated from the coding sequence TTGCCCGCCGCGACGACGAAACCCCAACCCCAAGTCACCATCATCGGCGCCGGCCCCGCGGGGCTAATGGCGGCCGAGGTTCTGGCGCAAGGAGGCGCCACGGTCACCGTCTACGACGCGATGGCGTCCGCCGGCCGCAAATTCCTGATGGCCGGACGTGGCGGGCTCAACCTGACGCACAGCGAGCCGTTGCCCCAATTTCTCACCCGCTACCGCGAAGCGATGCCGAAGCTTTCCGCCGCGATCGAAGCCTTCCCGCCGGATGCCTTGCGCGCATGGAGCGAAGCGCTGGGGCAGCCGACCTTCGTCGGCTCCAGCGGCCGGGTGTTTCCGCAAAGCTTCAAGGCCTCGCCATTGCTGCGCGCATGGTTACGTCGGCTGGACTCGATGGGTGTGCAATTGAAGTTGCGTCACCGCTGGATCGGCTGGGACGAGAGTGGCCATTTGTTGTTCCAAACGCCCAACGGGCAACGCGGCGTCAATGTCACCGCGACCGTGCTGGCGCTCGGCGGCGCGAGCTGGCCGCGGCTTGGGTCCGATGGCACCTGGGCAGAGATACTTCCCGCGAAAGGGGTCAAAATCTCGCGGCTCCGGCCCGCGAACTGCGGCTTCACGGTCGCCTGGTCCGACATTTTTCGCGACCGCTTCGAGGGCCAGCCGCTCAAGGGCGTGACGCTGTCGTTCGGTTCGCACCGCGTGCGCGGTGAGGCCATCATCACCCGGACAGGCATCGAGGGCGGCGCGATCTATGCACTGTCGGCCGACTTGCGCGAGGCCGTCTCGAGCTCAGGGCAGGCGCCCCTGCGCCTCGGCTTGCGGCCCGACCTCGAAACGGGCGACCTAATCGCGCGGTTGTCGGCGCCGCGCGGTAAGCAATCCGTTTCGAACTGGCTGCGCAAGGCCGCGCAGCTTTCGCCCGTCGGCATTGGCCTGTTACAGGAAGCGGCGATGCGGACCGGTGTGCAGTTGTCGTCATTGTCATCCGAATATCTCGCCGCATTGATCAACGCCGTGCCGATAACGCTCAATGGTACCGCCCCGATCGCGCGCGCGATCTCGACCGCGGGCGGTATATCGTTCGACGAGCTCGACCCCGACTTCATGATCCGCCGCTTGCCCGGCATTTTTGCCGCCGGCGAAATGCTGGATTGGGAAGCCCCGACCGGCGGCTATCTGCTGCAGGCCTCGTTCGCCACCGGCGCGGCGGCGGGGCGGGGGGTGTTGCAATGGCTGAAGAAGCGAATGGCGAATAGCGAATAG
- a CDS encoding ABC-F family ATP-binding cassette domain-containing protein, protein MAPPLIQLKDITLTFGGTPLLSGVELSVSQSKRVCLIGRNGSGKSTLLKIAAGLVEPDSGSRFVQPGATIRYLPQEPDFAGFATTLAYVEAGLGPGDDHYQARYVLEQLGLHGDEDPAHLSGGEGRRAALARVLAPSPDILLLDEPTNHLDLTTIEWLESELDSRRSALVIISHDRRFLSNLSRSTAWLDRGQIRQIDRGFSAFEAWRDEVLAEEEREQHKLDRRIVNEEHWLRYGVSGRRKRNVKRLGNLYELRQQRRDYRGAAGNANLAAAEADKSGKLVIEAKNIVRTYGDRKIVDGFSIRVQRGDRIGIVGPNGVGKTTLIEMLTGASPPDSGTIRLGANIEMATLDQHRESLDPKSTLAEALTGGRGDHVMVGGKPKHVVSYMKDFLFAQEQMRTPLEVLSGGERGRLMLARALAKPSNLLVLDEPTNDLDLETLDVLEEMLGDYEGTVILISHDRDFLDRVVTSVIAPEGDGRWIEYAGGYTDMLAQRGADLKREAAKAAAVEREKNAANGAPTGAPKRRLNFNEKHALETLPKTIAKLQAEIAKQQRHLDDPDLFKKDRKKFDQASDALTKTQKDLQEAEDKWLELEVLREEIEQA, encoded by the coding sequence ATGGCGCCTCCGCTGATCCAGTTGAAAGACATCACGCTGACCTTTGGCGGCACGCCGCTATTGTCGGGCGTCGAACTGTCAGTGTCGCAATCCAAACGCGTCTGCCTGATCGGCCGCAACGGCTCCGGCAAATCGACGCTCCTGAAGATCGCGGCCGGCCTGGTCGAGCCCGACAGCGGCAGCCGTTTTGTTCAGCCTGGTGCTACCATCCGCTATCTGCCGCAGGAGCCGGATTTTGCCGGTTTTGCCACCACGCTTGCCTATGTCGAGGCCGGCCTCGGTCCCGGCGACGACCATTATCAGGCCCGCTATGTGCTGGAGCAGCTCGGCCTGCACGGCGATGAAGACCCCGCGCATCTGTCCGGTGGCGAAGGCCGCCGCGCGGCGCTGGCGCGGGTGCTGGCGCCCTCGCCCGATATTCTGCTGCTCGACGAGCCCACCAACCATCTCGACCTCACTACCATCGAATGGCTGGAGAGCGAACTCGACAGCCGCCGCTCAGCGCTCGTCATCATCAGCCATGACCGCCGCTTTCTCTCCAATCTCTCGCGCTCAACCGCCTGGCTCGACCGCGGCCAGATCAGGCAGATCGACCGCGGATTTTCCGCGTTCGAGGCCTGGCGCGACGAGGTGCTGGCAGAAGAAGAGCGCGAGCAGCACAAGCTCGACCGCAGAATCGTCAACGAGGAACACTGGCTGCGCTACGGCGTTTCCGGCCGCCGCAAGCGCAATGTCAAGCGGCTCGGCAATCTCTATGAGCTGCGCCAGCAGCGGCGCGATTATCGCGGCGCTGCGGGGAATGCCAATCTTGCCGCTGCGGAGGCGGACAAATCCGGCAAGCTCGTCATTGAGGCCAAGAACATCGTCCGGACTTATGGCGATCGCAAAATCGTCGACGGTTTTTCCATTCGCGTGCAGCGCGGCGACCGCATCGGCATTGTCGGGCCGAACGGTGTCGGCAAGACCACCTTGATCGAGATGCTGACCGGCGCGAGCCCGCCGGACAGCGGCACCATCCGGTTAGGCGCCAATATCGAAATGGCGACGCTCGACCAGCATCGCGAAAGCCTCGACCCGAAATCGACTCTCGCTGAGGCTCTGACCGGCGGCCGCGGCGATCATGTCATGGTCGGCGGCAAGCCAAAACATGTCGTCAGCTACATGAAGGACTTTCTGTTCGCCCAGGAGCAGATGCGCACGCCGCTCGAAGTACTCTCCGGCGGCGAGCGCGGCCGGCTGATGCTGGCGCGCGCGCTGGCAAAACCCTCCAACCTGTTGGTGCTGGACGAACCGACCAACGATCTCGATCTGGAGACGCTCGACGTGCTGGAGGAAATGCTCGGCGACTACGAGGGCACGGTGATCCTGATCAGCCATGACCGCGATTTCCTCGATCGCGTGGTGACCTCGGTGATCGCGCCGGAAGGCGATGGCCGCTGGATCGAATATGCCGGCGGCTATACCGACATGCTGGCGCAGCGCGGCGCGGATTTGAAGCGCGAGGCGGCGAAGGCTGCCGCGGTGGAGCGCGAAAAGAACGCGGCGAACGGCGCGCCTACGGGCGCGCCAAAGCGCCGGCTCAATTTCAACGAAAAGCACGCGCTGGAAACGCTGCCGAAGACAATTGCAAAGTTGCAGGCCGAAATCGCAAAACAGCAGCGGCATCTTGACGATCCCGATCTGTTCAAGAAGGATCGCAAGAAGTTCGACCAAGCCTCTGATGCACTTACAAAAACGCAAAAGGACTTGCAGGAGGCCGAAGACAAGTGGCTAGAACTTGAAGTTTTACGTGAAGAGATCGAGCAGGCCTGA
- a CDS encoding MaoC family dehydratase yields MNEVWKKPPISLEAYQSMVGHEVGVSSWHLVDQNRINVYADVIEDHQFIHVDPERAKRETAFGTTVAHGFLTMSLMSIMSYEVMPVIQGTTMGVNYGFDKLRFISPVRSGSRVRGRFTLAEAKLRKPTELLSRTNVTVEIEGEEKPALVADWIGLIYFA; encoded by the coding sequence ATGAATGAAGTCTGGAAGAAGCCGCCGATTTCGCTTGAGGCCTATCAGAGCATGGTCGGGCACGAAGTCGGCGTGTCGTCATGGCATCTTGTCGATCAGAACCGCATCAACGTCTATGCCGACGTGATCGAGGATCATCAATTCATCCATGTCGATCCCGAGCGGGCCAAGCGCGAAACCGCGTTCGGCACCACGGTCGCTCATGGATTTTTGACGATGTCGCTGATGAGCATCATGTCCTATGAGGTGATGCCGGTGATCCAGGGCACCACCATGGGCGTCAACTACGGTTTTGACAAATTGCGTTTTATTTCGCCGGTGCGGTCGGGCTCGCGCGTTCGAGGCCGCTTTACGCTGGCCGAGGCAAAATTGCGCAAGCCAACGGAGCTGCTGTCGCGCACCAATGTGACCGTCGAGATCGAGGGCGAGGAAAAACCCGCGCTGGTCGCCGACTGGATCGGCCTGATCTATTTTGCTTGA
- a CDS encoding SDR family NAD(P)-dependent oxidoreductase, which yields MTIRFDGRVAIVTGAGNGLGRAHALGLASRGAKVVVNDFGGARDGTGGSLTPAESVVEEIRKTGGVAMADGADVSNFEQVRAMVERATKEWGSVDLLVANAGILRDKSFGKMEIADFAKVLDVHLTGTFYCCKAVWDGMRERNYGRIVITTSSSGLFGNFGQANYGAAKSGMVGLMNVLAEEGRKNNIRVNTISPTAATRMTEELLPPQALTLMKPEAITPAVLYLLGEDAPTRTIMGAGAGSFAVIKIMETEGINLPPSEWTPDAVAAHFAEISDMSKAKALEGAFQQTQKYVGQAAARAGIKL from the coding sequence ATGACAATCAGGTTTGACGGACGCGTCGCTATCGTAACCGGCGCGGGCAATGGCCTCGGACGGGCGCATGCGCTGGGGCTGGCGAGCCGCGGCGCCAAGGTCGTGGTCAATGATTTCGGCGGCGCCCGCGACGGCACCGGCGGGTCGCTGACGCCAGCCGAATCCGTGGTCGAGGAAATCCGAAAAACCGGCGGCGTGGCGATGGCCGACGGCGCCGATGTCTCGAATTTCGAGCAGGTCAGGGCGATGGTGGAACGCGCCACCAAGGAGTGGGGCAGCGTCGACCTGCTCGTTGCCAATGCCGGCATCTTGCGCGACAAATCGTTCGGCAAGATGGAGATCGCCGATTTTGCGAAAGTGCTCGATGTGCATCTCACCGGCACGTTTTATTGCTGCAAGGCGGTATGGGACGGCATGCGCGAGCGCAATTACGGTCGCATCGTCATCACCACCTCATCCTCGGGCCTGTTCGGCAATTTCGGCCAGGCCAATTATGGTGCTGCGAAATCCGGTATGGTCGGATTGATGAACGTGCTGGCGGAAGAAGGCCGCAAGAACAACATCCGCGTCAACACCATTTCGCCGACCGCGGCGACGCGAATGACGGAAGAACTTTTACCGCCGCAGGCGCTCACCCTGATGAAGCCGGAAGCGATCACGCCCGCGGTGCTCTATCTGCTCGGCGAAGACGCGCCGACCCGCACCATCATGGGCGCCGGCGCCGGCTCGTTCGCGGTGATCAAGATCATGGAGACGGAGGGCATCAATCTGCCGCCGTCGGAATGGACGCCCGACGCCGTCGCCGCGCATTTCGCGGAGATCAGCGACATGTCGAAGGCAAAAGCGCTGGAAGGCGCATTCCAGCAGACGCAGAAATACGTCGGCCAGGCCGCGGCGCGGGCGGGGATTAAGCTATAG